A portion of the Solea senegalensis isolate Sse05_10M linkage group LG17, IFAPA_SoseM_1, whole genome shotgun sequence genome contains these proteins:
- the sox7 gene encoding transcription factor SOX-7, protein MAALISAYSSWPESFECPPGDVDVTDVHGPHRNPADKTPEPRIRRPMNAFMVWAKDERKRLAVQNPDLHNAELSKMLGKSWKALTPTQKRPYVEEAERLRVQHMQDYPNYKYRPRRKKQLKRICKRVDPAFLLSGLAPDQNTLPEQRVLCHPPDKDETSPNCVNSGFSSPSPALPSVRSFRDPAGSNSSFDTYPYGLPTPPEMSPLDAMDHEHVPPSYYSASGSSCPDEHHQNQTHIGSPPPYHTDYTQIHCGGTHIAHISHMSQTGGGTGLIPGPPLSYYSTSSFPQIHHGLHQGHMGQLSPPPETHGHLETLDQLSQAELLGEVDRNEFDQYLNSTGAGYHPEQGGGGGGMTVTGHIQVASAATVSATVCPSSSTETSLISVLADATAAYYNNYGIS, encoded by the exons ATGGCAGCCCTCATCAGCGCGTACTCGTCGTGGCCGGAGTCCTTCGAGTGTCCTCCCGGAGACGTGGACGTGACCGACGTTCATGGTCCGCACAGGAACCCCGCGGACAAGACGCCGGAGCCGCGGATCAGGCGGCCAATGAACGCGTTCATGGTCTGGGCCAAAGATGAGCGCAAACGGCTGGCGGTGCAAAATCCGGACCTGCACAACGCAGAGCTCAGCAAAATGTTGG ggaAATCATGGAAGGCCTTGACTCCCACACAGAAGAGGCCCTACGTGGAGGAAGCAGAGAGGCTCCGGGTTCAGCACATGCAGGACTACCCTAACTACAAGTATCGGCCTCGCCGGAAGAAGCAGCTGAAGCGCATCTGCAAGCGAGTGGACCCCGCATTCCTCCTGAGTGGACTGGCCCCCGATCAGAACACGCTGCCTGAGCAGCGAGTCCTCTGTCACCCCCCTGACAAAGACGAGACTAGCCCTAATTGTGTCAACAGCGGGTTTTCCAGTCCCAGCCCGGCTCTGCCCAGCGTCAGAAGCTTCAGAGACCCTGCGGGTTCCAACAGCAGCTTCGACACCTACCCCTACGGTCTGCCCACTCCTCCTGAGATGTCCCCCTTAGATGCCATGGACCACGAGCACGTACCCCCCTCCTACTACTCAGCGTCTGGCAGCTCTTGTCCAGACGAGCACCATCAGAACCAGACACACATTGGCAGCCCGCCCCCTTACCACACTGACTACACCCAAATCCACTGTGGAGGCACACACATAGCTCACATCTCTCACATGTCCCAAACTGGAGGCGGCACTGGACTGATCCCCGGCCCTCCGCTGTCATACTACAGTACCTCGTCCTTCCCCCAGATTCACCACGGGCTTCACCAGGGTCATATGGGTCAGCTGTCCCCCCCACCAGAGACACACGGCCACCTGGAGACTCTAGACCAGCTGAGCCAGGCTGAGCTGCTGGGAGAGGTGGACCGCAATGAGTTTGATCAGTACCTGAACTCTACAGGGGCCGGGTACCACCCGGAGCagggcggcggcggtggcggcatGACTGTGACTGGACACATCCAGGTGGCTTCAGCCGCCACAGTGTCTGCCACCGTGTGTCCCAGTAGCAGCACAGAAACCAGCCTCATTTCTGTGCTGGCTGACGCGACAGCGGCCTACTACAACAACTACGGCATCTCATAA